Part of the Candidatus Chlorohelix allophototropha genome, CTCGTTGCGTAACCTGAAGAATTATCTGGGTGATACTGTCAAAGTAATTAATCATACTAATTCGGGGGCTGAGCTTGCTGCCCTTCCAGAACCCAAAGCGACTACCGTGAAAAATTTGGTCGAAGCAGTAAAATCGGCAGAGTTGCCTGCGCCTGCTCCCGCTAAGGTCGCCCCTGCCCCTGCCCCTGCGCCAGTACAGGTCGCGCCTACTCCACCACCACCGCCTGCTCCCGCGCCCGTACAGGTCGCACCCACTCTACCACCACCGCCAGCACCTGCGGTAAAAGTGGAAGCCCCTGCGCCCGTACAAGCCGCACCTACTACTCCTCCACCGCCAGCACCTGTGGTAAAAGTGGAAGCCCCTGCACCTGTGCAAGCGATACCCACTCCGCCACCTACTCCCGCTAAGGTAGTAGAAACACCCCCTACCGCCCCTAGATTCGAGCGGAATAACCTGCAAAAAATTGAGGGTATCGGTCCTAGAATTTCCAGCGTTTTGAATAAGTCAGGAATTTACACTTACAAGCAGTTGGCGGAAACCCCGGTTATAGTGCTACAAGAAATATTGCTGGCAGAGGGGTTAAAGCTGAATGACCCTACTTCCTTCCCGACACAGGCAAAACTGGCGCAGGAAGAAAAATGGGAAGAGTTGCAAGCTTTGCAAGATCGCCTGAAGGGCGGACGCTAACTTTAACGGGAGAACGGGATGGCAACGGGCGAAATCAAACAAATCGGACCTTACGAAGTAAGAGGAGTGCTAGGCAAAGGAGGCATGGCGATAGTGTATCGCTGCTACCAGCCAAACCTTAATCGTGAAGTTGCAATAAAAGTGATGTCTGCCCGTTTTATTGACGACGCTGCAACAGTTGAGCGTTTCAAGCGAGAAGCGTTTGCCATCGCCAGTTTGCACCATCCCAATATCCTGACAGTGTTTGATACCGGGCAATTTGGAGATGTACCCTATATTGTAACCGAACTGTTGAGCGGCAAAACCTTGCGCGAAAGGCTCGGTAAGCCGCTTGATTTGAATTATGCTTCACGTATTTTGCTACAGGTCGCCAGCGCGCTGGATTATGCGCATGAGAACGGGATTGTACATCGCGATGTAAAACCCAGCAATGTGCTGCTTGACCAACGCGACCGAGCGGTATTGAGCGATTTCGGAATCGTAAAATTGCTCAACGACCGCGCTAATATGCATCTAACAGCTACCGGAATCGGCGTTGGAACCCCTGAATACATGAGTCCTGAACAGGGCATGGGCGAGCCGTTGGACGGTAGAAGCGATCAGTATTCGCTAGGTGTTATGCTCTACGAAATGATAACGGGAGTGACACCCTTCCGCGCCGATACGCCCATCGCCATCCTAATGGCGCATGTAAATCGCCCATTGCCTGACCCACGCCAGCACAATTCTGAGCTTCCACCGGAAGTGGTTGAAATTCTTTACAAGACTCTTTCCAAAAACCCGAATGACCGCTACAAAACTTGCACCGAGTTTGCGATGGCGTTTGAGCATGCCATTCAAAATCCGACCCTGAATGTACCGCTCAGATCAGTTTCACCCCAACCAGACCCAACCATCAGCGCGCGCAACCTCACAACGGGCGATGCTACTATGCCCGTTGATGTATTGAAGGAATTGAGGCAAAATACGCCTCCGCCTCCTTCCGAAAACCTTGATAGGCTTTCTACTCAGATTTCTATGCATGATGTGTCAGTAGAACCTTCTAATAATGTCACGCGCGTAAGTGAAGCAACTATAACGCCCGGTGAAGCAACCACCCGTTTGGGTACACCGTCCGCGGGTACGCCAATTCCGCCGCCACCTTATGCAAACTATAACAACCCTCAAACTTTCCAGCCTTACCCAACACCGCCCGGCGGCACACCCGTTCCCCCACCTTATTTCCCGCCGCAACCCGCTAAAAAAGGCCGAGGAGGGGTGGTTGCATTGGTTGTAGGGATTGTGGCAGTAGTTATCATAGTCAGTGTGGTGGTAATTGTGCTGGTCGCGTCCAAAGGAATAGCAGGCAACGATACCCCCACAGCAGTTGCTATAACCACCAATTCGACTCAGACTACTGCTACAACGGAGATTACCCAAACTAGCGCAACAACTCTACCCACTACGACAACTCCAGAGGTCACTACCGCCACAACCTCTACCGGTATTACCGCTACAACAACCCAAGCGCCAGTTACTACCGCCGCCACTCCGCCTCCGGTCGCAACATTAGCAGCAACGGAGGCAGCCATATTGAGCGAGCATAGTAACTCCGTGCCAATAGCGGCATGGTCGCCCGATGGCAAAACGCTAGCGACCGGTTCGTGGGATAATACGGCGCGTTTGTGGAATTCGCAAGGCAAATCTTTTGCAACCCTCACCGGGCATACCGGCTGGGTAGTGATTGTGGCATGGTCGCCCGATGGCAAAATGCTAGCAACTGGTTCGCTGGACAGCACAATCAGGCTCTGGAAAGCGGACGGCACTTTCATAAGTGAATTAAAAGGACACAGCGCAGAAGTAACCAATATTGCGTGGTCGCCCGATGGCAAAACTTTAGCTTCCGGCTCGAAAGATTACAGTGTGCGCCTGTGGAGCGCGGATGGCAAGCCCGTAGCAACTTTGCAAGGACATACCAATACGGTAGTGTTAGTTACTTGGTCGCCCGATGGCAAAACATTGGCTTCCGGCTCATGGGATAAAACCGTCCATTTGTGGAGCGCAGAGGGCAAGCCGATAGCAACTTTGCAAGGGCATACTGGTGAAGTAAGTATGGTAGCGTGGTCGCCCGATGGTAAAGTGGTGGCATCCGCTTCAAAAGACAAAACTGTGCGCTTGTGGAGCGCCGAAGGGAAAGCCATTGCAACCCTCACCGGGCATAGTGATGAGGTTTATACGCTGGCGTGGTCGCCCGATAGTAAATATCTCGCTTCTAGTTCGGGTGATAAATCAATCCGGTTGTGGAATGAGGACGGAAAATACCTACTCAGCTTTAATGGACATCAAGGTCCGGTCTATACGCTAGCGTGGTCGCCTGATAGTAAATACCTCGCTTCCGGTTCAGGCGATAAAACCGCCCGTATCTGGAATCCTGAAGGCAAAGAACTGGCAGTTTTGAACGGGCATACCGACCTGATCAGTA contains:
- a CDS encoding WD40 repeat domain-containing serine/threonine protein kinase, with product MATGEIKQIGPYEVRGVLGKGGMAIVYRCYQPNLNREVAIKVMSARFIDDAATVERFKREAFAIASLHHPNILTVFDTGQFGDVPYIVTELLSGKTLRERLGKPLDLNYASRILLQVASALDYAHENGIVHRDVKPSNVLLDQRDRAVLSDFGIVKLLNDRANMHLTATGIGVGTPEYMSPEQGMGEPLDGRSDQYSLGVMLYEMITGVTPFRADTPIAILMAHVNRPLPDPRQHNSELPPEVVEILYKTLSKNPNDRYKTCTEFAMAFEHAIQNPTLNVPLRSVSPQPDPTISARNLTTGDATMPVDVLKELRQNTPPPPSENLDRLSTQISMHDVSVEPSNNVTRVSEATITPGEATTRLGTPSAGTPIPPPPYANYNNPQTFQPYPTPPGGTPVPPPYFPPQPAKKGRGGVVALVVGIVAVVIIVSVVVIVLVASKGIAGNDTPTAVAITTNSTQTTATTEITQTSATTLPTTTTPEVTTATTSTGITATTTQAPVTTAATPPPVATLAATEAAILSEHSNSVPIAAWSPDGKTLATGSWDNTARLWNSQGKSFATLTGHTGWVVIVAWSPDGKMLATGSLDSTIRLWKADGTFISELKGHSAEVTNIAWSPDGKTLASGSKDYSVRLWSADGKPVATLQGHTNTVVLVTWSPDGKTLASGSWDKTVHLWSAEGKPIATLQGHTGEVSMVAWSPDGKVVASASKDKTVRLWSAEGKAIATLTGHSDEVYTLAWSPDSKYLASSSGDKSIRLWNEDGKYLLSFNGHQGPVYTLAWSPDSKYLASGSGDKTARIWNPEGKELAVLNGHTDLISTVIWSPDGKSLVTCSYDKTARIWKI
- a CDS encoding 2Fe-2S iron-sulfur cluster-binding protein, yielding MPKVIINGKAYPAEVGETLLEVARRNGAHVGFICDGQGICTTCECKVLEGKSSLSKPEAREKARILNRLRKNYRLACQTRLVDEGEVQVISRVEILRRQFIYSFLPPSGQSRLKNSWQIVSNIAEITADTLKQTPTGIPSVLKQVPSLRSELSLRNLKNYLGDTVKVINHTNSGAELAALPEPKATTVKNLVEAVKSAELPAPAPAKVAPAPAPAPVQVAPTPPPPPAPAPVQVAPTLPPPPAPAVKVEAPAPVQAAPTTPPPPAPVVKVEAPAPVQAIPTPPPTPAKVVETPPTAPRFERNNLQKIEGIGPRISSVLNKSGIYTYKQLAETPVIVLQEILLAEGLKLNDPTSFPTQAKLAQEEKWEELQALQDRLKGGR